AGAGTTGTAGGAACCTGATGGAGGAGTGTTCCTACGATTGGAAGAGTTAGGCTGTCTATTTTTGGGACCATTATTGGTGGAATGCTGATGAAATTGAGCAGTGATCATGGGTGTGTCGACCTTAGGTTCTGAGTGTTTGATGAACATCTCTTGTGCAAGGAGTTTATCAAAAAGTTCTTCGAATGTGATAGGATTATCACGAGCTCTTATTGCTGCAGATAACTCCTTGTACTCAGGACCTAGACCACTCAAGACCTTAATGACAAGTTCCTCGCTGTTAACGGGTGAACCACTGCAGGCCAAATCATCTGCAATGGACTTGATTTCTTTCATATAATCACTGATTGAACGTGCGTCTCGTTTGACATTCGCCAGAGTATCGCGCAAACTGAAAATTCTTGAGTGCGATTTGCTCGCATAAGTTGTTTGGAGAATATCCCAAGCTTCTTTGGCAGTGGATGCATGGGCAATGAGGGGAGCGATTGTAGCGTCAACGGATGCCATAATGGCATTGCGAACAAGACTGTCTTGTCGCTGCCACAATCTCAAGTTGGGGTTAGGGATTTGGGTATTGTCTTTGTCCATAATGTGCGCAGTTGGGATGGGAAGTGAACCATCAACAAAAGTAAGAAGATCGTAGCCAAACAATAGAGTGGTAACTTGGGATTTCCAAGTTGGATAATTTGCACTTCCTGTTAGCTTGAAGGATAGCTGAGACGCAGGGTTAAAAGAGATCAATTGAGAGGGCTGAACGACACCCCCTTGATTGAGAGAGACTGCTGGAGAGTTAGGAGAGGAGGAAGTGTTTgaatctggaaaaaaaagaagacgaTCAGATATACTCGTCAGAGTGTTTAGGAGGCTCTTGATACCATATAAGAGTTGTATATGATTATGAAAGCGTTAAGTATTATTGATACAATGTGTGGTATTTATACATGAACAAGTATAGAAGATAAAGAAGTCTATGGAACGTGAGAGACCTAAAGAGAAGAGAAATAACTACGTATATGACTCAAACATACTAACGTACTAGGACTCTATATCCTTATCCTTATCATTTGGAAAATAATTCAACACTAATGGGATAACATCTTTAGAGATCCGAGAAATATAGATAGATTCCAACAAATATCtaaattctttttcaaattccAATAAACTATAAATATGCATTTTGGAAAATAGTGGGACACCATTTTTAGAGATTCGAAAAAACATAAAGTTccaacaaataacaaaattgatttttcagaTTTGTGtagttcaaaatttattatcaaTTCTGCATGAAGAAATTCAACATGTTGTTCCAACTTTAGATTTATTCTTCACAAACATCTCTAATCCTCTGAAACCTATGcttttttgaagaatccaaaaaggtgtaacaatatttttaaaaaattcaaaccaACAAGGTAATAACACTAGCTAGCTAAAGACTTACTTTGAAGGAATCACCAGCCAAAACAACACAAGAATTTGGTGAAATATTCACATCAATCCACTCTCCATTTTTGTTGATTTGCAATCCATTGACTTGATTTTGTGATATAAAAGTCAAGAAGGTACCATCTGTGTGGCCACCCAATCCAGCAGTTTTATTATTTCCATCTCCACTAATAATTGATGATCCCTTATAATGTGTAAATCTAAATAGGAAATAATTGGTATTCAACAATTCATCAATGTGATTTTTTAATCCCAAATTCTCCGAAATCATCCTTTTCAACATCTCATCCAATTCCACAAGTGGATTAGAATAAGATTTTACCAAATCGCTGCAAATATTAATGTCAGTATAAACGTATAAAGAAGGTTGTCAAACAATCGAActgctaaaaaaaatttagttgaattttgtttttctaaaagaaaaactGAGAAATCAGCTAATCAAACAATCGAACTActaaaaatttctaattttagaCCTTTTGAACACTTCCACTAGAgcaaaatttaattaaacataatgataataagaaaataaaaaaagaaagaaaaaattgaagtaaACATACCAGAAATGGTGATTACCCTGAGGCCAAAAGATATTAGCAAAAGTTTCAAGACTTTGAGGATTAAGCAAATCAGGAATACACAAACTCTCATACAATGGCAATTGTGGAATCATCCCCATATACCCATGCATTGGTTTTTCtgagatatttttcaatttggtttctaaaggaaattcaaatatttcttttgaaataCCAAGCATTCCATCTTTAATTTCATTTGGAACTTTATATATGGCTTCAAAACAACCATATTCTTGTAAAGCTtcaaaaacttgaatttttgtagatTCCCATAGTGGAGTGTTTGGTTTTAGCTCTTCAAGATTGGAAAAATCTATGGTGGGAACTTTAACTGATTTGGTAGATGCCATTGATGAAATACTTTTTAGAATATgagcaaagagaaaaaaagaaagaagaaacgCTTCAAAGTTTTTAGTActttaaaaatgaggaaatATGTGGTCTATATATAATGGGAAATGGGTGTGAACTATTTCATCATGTGAACAAATATCAAGATTTTTACACCTTCCCTTCAACAATATTCCATTTGCTTTTAAATTACTCCTTctgtttcacaaagaatgacctccttttctttttagtcagtttcaaaaatataacctctttccttttttggtaacattttactttttgctttccacgtgacatgtttaagaccacaagattaagggcaattttatacatttgacataactttaatttatgaccacaagattcaaaagtcttctttaatttcttaaactttgtgtcaagtcaaaccagatcaatctttttgaaacagatgaagtaacatatttattaaaaatacagTATTTGACATAGTGgatttaataatttatcactattaattataaaatagagaaaacaaaaaatttaaatttttaagaagttctatctttttcaaattaattaatcgaTAGTATAACAGGgaaaaatttattcttttttgatttgtcaaaatccACAAGTGAAAAGGGAAAATTGGACAAATAGGGATTGATGGAGTAGTTGTTcactatattattttgagaTGTTCAATAATACTTgtcaattttatgaaattaatgaataattttacatttaattaCTAGATTTatccttattattaattataatttttttccaagatttattatattcaaaatatgatatattaaaattatttttttatttataatttcttataaGTAAGTCAAgtgaatattaaataaatattgttggacaGTAGCAATACTATTTCATGTGTCACAAAAGTAGACGGTTTTATGTCTATTTCTAGTCAATAACTTAAGCGTGTTATATTGGACGCGTGTACTTGATGTTGCTTAATTACGTGCTTCACTTGAATTTTCCATTTTCAATGTAAAATCACTAAATCAGTCTGTAGAATTCtattttaataaagtaaaaattctgtaaataattatttgtatgtttttttttatatctctctttttatttgtctcttttgaaaaattaagaaatgataattttttatctattatactctcaattaattaatttaaaaaaggaaaaacttcttgaaagtttcatatgaacaaatattaaaatttctaCTCCTTTCGTTTAATAATAGTTGtctactatattattttaaaatgttcaatAATACTTGATCCTTTTATGAAATTGAcgaataattttacacttaattcCTAATTTCTCCTTATTATTCCCTCTGTTCAACAATAATTGTTCACTATTAACTTGACACACTctttaagaaactataaatagaaaggtaattttattatatcaccctttgaaAGTGGAATGACCTGAGAGGCTCATGTACTTGTATTTGTTTGTCAGTTGAACCCTTATACTCGTTACTTTACCAAATGAACCCTTAAATTTGATGaaactctattttttaaatCCCTCTGATCATTGACCGAGCTTATGTAGCATTAAAATGGCTGAGTTGGACAAACGCGTGACCACACGCGTTTTGAAGCAAGtgaatacaatatttttattttaaaaatctcaaaattataaaacaaaacaataataataaatttaaaaaataatcaaaaaccCCTTCTTCTTCGGCCCACCCAACCCATCGCCACCCCCACCCCTTctctcttcttattcttcttcagCCTGGGATCGGAATCGGGACGGACCGGAACCGGAACCGAACCGGAACCGAGACAGACCGGAACCGAACCGGAATCGAGACAGATCGGAATCGGTaattctagaaaaaaattagTGTACCCGTCTCGGACCGGTACCGGACCGGAAACCGGGTCCCaactattataattaaaaaaaattattaaaattaaaaaattaggaacattattcaaataatattaaaactcatataattttattagaagaaaaaaatttatacttttaaagttttaaatacaaactttcaaactttaaaagtataaaagtttaaatttcacaatttaaatctttgaaaatttaaattcaaactttaaaactataaaactataaaagtttaaatttcacactttaaaagtttgaaaatttaaattcaaacgttaaaactataaaagtttaaatttcaccctttaaaagtttgaaaatttaaattcaaagttcaaactttaaaactataaaaagtttaaatttcacactttagaagtttgaaaatttaaatttaaatttcaaactttaaaactataaaactataaaagcttaaatttcacactttaaattttaaaaatttgaaaatttaaattcaaactttaaaactataaaactataaaagtttaaatttcacactttaaattttaaaagtttgaaaatttaaagtcaaagtttaaaactataaaagtttaaatttcacactttaaattttaaaagttttgaaaatttacattcaaattttaaaactataaaagtttaaatttcacactttaaaagttcgaaaatttaaaactataaaagtttaaatttcacactttaaaagttaaatttgaagacaataataaaaaaaaaaattaaggcgaatagactatacttttattaatattaattaaatagtacaagttgagttacaaaatattagtagagtattaaaaaatctaatctacacagccaccttctaggaagggttctgtttgaattagacctcgaattattatactcatactaatagacatttaaatttaatagttcatgctaccaaggaaatcttttttttaaatcatttaacatttctctagtAACATACTCTGGAGttggttgattagctagttctTTCATTACATCAATGCAGTTATCACTAAAATCTTGCATTATTTCATcaacgtcattttcaaatttgatcgGTAATGGTGGACAACCATAACTCCTTCTCTCGCCATtaatccaatctctaaatagtacggatatctccaagctatctgctgctaatgaatatctatgctctccaatttgaaatcttgctgCACTAAAACCGCCTTCCGAAGCTACTGAAGCTGCTTGAATAGCTAACACATCTCGAGCAACCGGttgaagttttggaaatctCTGGCCGCGATTGCTCcaccattctagaagatcaatagtagtaggttctgtattttgattaatatatgcatcaaaatcatttctatcatatcatcaatatcatcttcattattatatctaCTCCTAGAACTTTGAGACTCTTCGTTATGTACTACATTCATTATATTAGAATTATACAAGTCGTACAAttttctagcttcaatttttatactatctttaacatcttgacaactaggtgtttcatcatcttcactattaatacccaaattaaaatatattttatcaaccatTCGTGATGCACCTTCATCTTTGTAATGTGGGTTTAGCAAACaagcagttaaataaatttgaggaatatgaataaaatatttttaaaatttttcaatcattttcttaacagattcttcaaatcttggtttatttttgaatttataaaatttatagaaatagcacaaatattaggtaaaacagagcaaatagttggataataaagtgcatatattttttttgtagttaaataaaaaacttttaagaattctaaaagttcttttatgtcattccaatcattatcatcaagtctatatgtcatatttgaattatgagcattccaaaccatttgtaaaggtttcctatattcataagcaacttcaagcatttcaaataaagaatttcatctAGTACACActaattttggaatttttctaggTGGAATATTAAATTCACGACAACGATTTTTAAAATCTCTACGTCTAGACTTAACttgacattaaaaataaaatgacatgcagTTTCAACTTTTCTGCAACCACAATCATACATTGCTATACCAtctctaacaatcaaattatatatgtgtgcagcacacctaatatgaaaaccatcaatataaatagggcaaagagacggttttagtatttcaacagCAGTTctattattagaagcattatctaatgtgacactacttattttatcacaaatttcatagttttgtaaaacatctataattgtttgagctatataactaccggttttatgcatttcacaacatttataacctaaaattcttttttgcaaagtccaattttcatcaatccaatgcgcagtaatagtgaaataatcattaccatttacactacgacccatatcagaagtaatagctattttacaatggttataataaaataaacaacgaagatactgaaaatgttgagcttgataatcaaagatatcctttttaattgtatttctagtaaaacctttaaaatgtggattatacacaatttgaatataatgaataaaatcgGTATTTTCAGCAAACCTAAATGGCAAACccataacaacaatcattttagctaattcttcaagatctttttctctactatatgaCCGTTGTATACTAGAACCAGAAACATTAGAAGGATTTAATTGTGTTTGGATCATATTAGAGCCCTCTACTCCTACATTTTTAGGAAGAGTGGTACCATTCTTTTTAGCTTCGGCTACAACTTTAGcatgcaaaaattcatttttacaacATGACATTAAATGATTACTCAAATGTCCCATCTCACCCTATTTTCCTACagttttatgattcattctatgtttacatttattacaaataacttgtgttttatcttcactctgagtcataaattgccaAACAACTGATTTTTGGCGCGTTCTACCTTAGTCCTAGGATGCACGGGGGGAACGGGAGCAGGACAACGAAAGGGAGAGGGAGCCGGGGAAGAGGGATTGGGAGTGGGACTAGTAGCTGACGGCGGCtcagtttcatcatcatcatattcttcagcattattatcaaaactatcaatataatcattaacattatcatgttcatcatcttcaTGAAATTCCTCAAAAAAATTACCAAACCTTCTTTATAAATGTTCATGATAAGGATCTAATCCACtattactatcaatattaaaaacagtttcatcaacatgcgtATAATCATccatatttattcttaattgagaagtttttttagttttagattgaGAAGTACTAccggttttttttatttttcttggattttgagCTCCATAAATTAGTGACCAAATCATCTATGGTTGTTTTACCCTTGTCAACATTGTTTTTACCTGaattcatattcaaatatttttaagtgagtaaattatatataatacgaaaatgtaatgcaaaattttaaacaaataaataactaaataagtagagactagagactaattactcacaaaataaataattaaatgcaaacaaatatataactaaatgaaaagtgagttggaacgaatgtaccaaacgtctactTAAAAAAGTAGACGTGTATGACCGGAAGccgaaaattgaaagttgaattttgaagctcAAATTTCCAAAGACCAAATTCGTAATTTTAACAAGAATAAGAGAATTTAGGGAGTAGAGAGTAGAAGatatttttgtgagtgaaaagaatgaaagattaggggtatttatagttaaaaaaaaggatgaaaatgtaGTTTTAAGAAGGTTGgggtattaaaaaaagtttggggGGTAGGGAGGTGTAAAGGGGAGTTATGGGGGTGAAAGAGCCGTTGGTGGAGCCCAAAACCCGTTGCCCAACggctataatttaaaatttaagattaaaaaaaaaaaaactgaacgAACTGGACCGAAACCGGGACTAACCGGACGGGGACAGACCGGTAAATCCCAGTTTTCGTCCCGTTACCCCTCTCGGACCGGCACAATACCGGATCGAACCGGTACTATCCAGAATCGAGACGGAGCCGGTAACGGACCGGAACCGGTACCGCTACCTCCCGATTCCGTTGCCAGCCTTACTTCAGCCCAGCCCCacctttttcctcttcttttcagCCCCAGAccccccccccacccacccccttttcttttcttcttctttgactaCATCaccataatcataataaaaagcttttgttaaaaaaatatctcattcacctttttaaaaattttatttttcaagatctATTGCTTGAAtttacttattatattttttttctatttgaaattttcttgatatatcTTTTTACCAAATCTAAATAAATAGAACCCAAAAGTATGTGTAAGAGCTAATTATAATCAATCACATTTTTTCATTGAGAAAAATTTTGAGTGTGAAGAAGACGAAAAATGGTGATttgtatgagctatttattactcattccttttgaatttgttaaattttgatctgacacatagtttacgaaagtaaattagattttgagaaaaaacattaagtgatacttgaagttgtcccagattttcaaaaagacaccttaactttgcgtgcgtcctattaccccacaaaacattcaaaatcacaataaatacacattttttacacaatatttccactttggacaaaaatatccttcgaatgtgcaatttcttaaaaacaaaaactcagacccattattgatgtattgaaggatgctttggtaatttcctatgatgaatttgttttgtttgtttcttttaaatttattttactatactaaataattctataaaatattatgaatcaggagaattaattacttaaatatttaaaagatataaaaatatataaaagatctgattgactcttcaaattttaccggtgacaataaattgggacaaatgaaataatatatattatttgaaaatttcttagaaagtactataaattacagtaattaacaactagaaatatttcaaagacaaaaaaaaaattgattaaatctcaAAAATTTTTTAGgactacataaattgagaaaaaagaaatgacCTCTACTATTTGAAAATggcgtaaaagtattacaaatcatacaataagaattaacaatttaaaattttaaaagactttaaaacttattctatttccactttggacaaaaatatcctcccaatatgcatattttttaaaacaaaaagtgggacccattattgatgtattcaaggatgctttggtaattttactatgatgaattcgttttgtttgttgtttatttttttttaaaataattgtataaaatattataagtcacaataattatttacttagatattcaaaagatataaaaatatgtaaaagatctgattaactcttcaaattttatcggtgacacataaattcgacaaatgaaataatatatattatttgaaaattacttagaaagtacaataatttacagtaattaacaatagaatattttaaagacaaaaaacaTTGATTGAATgtccaaattttattagtaccacataaattgagaaagaagaaataacctttattatttcaaaattgcgtaaaagatattacaaatcatacaacaataattaccaatttagaatgttaaaagacaattttttttttaccatagtaaacaataattaaaaatttaaactatttt
The Solanum stenotomum isolate F172 chromosome 12, ASM1918654v1, whole genome shotgun sequence DNA segment above includes these coding regions:
- the LOC125847689 gene encoding probable 2-oxoglutarate-dependent dioxygenase AOP1, whose translation is MASTKSVKVPTIDFSNLEELKPNTPLWESTKIQVFEALQEYGCFEAIYKVPNEIKDGMLGISKEIFEFPLETKLKNISEKPMHGYMGMIPQLPLYESLCIPDLLNPQSLETFANIFWPQGNHHFCDLVKSYSNPLVELDEMLKRMISENLGLKNHIDELLNTNYFLFRFTHYKGSSIISGDGNNKTAGLGGHTDGTFLTFISQNQVNGLQINKNGEWIDVNISPNSCVVLAGDSFKAWTNGRLHSPVHRVTMAGESDRLSIQLFSLSKPGHFVEAPKELVDEEHPLLFKPFEILGLFGYVSSEAGYGAPPSDVFKTYCGV